Sequence from the Pedobacter sp. D749 genome:
TTAGAAATAGGTTGTCGTTCAAATTTTCGTCATTAAATCATCTTTACAGTTGCGTTTGGTAAATCATGATTAACTTTGGCTGTAAACGCAATAAACATGGCAGAAGATTTAACCATTACCCGAAACATATCGAAAGAAGAGCAGTACCAATCTATCATCCCTCAAATTGAGGCATTATTGTATGGTGAAACAGATTTTATAGCCAACCTGGCAAATGTTGCTGCTGCACTAAAAGAACAGTTTGGTTGGTTTTGGGTAGGTTTTTACCTGGTAAAACAGGATGAACTGGTATTGGGCCCGTTTCAAGGTCCGGTGGCCTGCACAAGGATTAAAAGAGGAAAAGGAGTGTGCGGGGCTTCATGGGAGCAGGCAGCAACTATTATTGTTCCTGATGTTGATGCGTTTCCCGGACACATTGCCTGCGCATCTGCTTCGAAGTCAGAAATTGTTTTGCCGCTGATTGTAAATGGTAAAGTGATTGGTGTTTTAGATGTGGACAGTGAAGTGTTGAATAAATTTGATGAGACAGATCAGATTTATTTAGAGCAAGTTATTCATGTTTTGTTAAATAGATAATTTATATCTGATATTGAAATTAAAACCAGAATATTACCTGAATGAGGATGTTGTAGGTCTTGCCAAAGATTTACTCGGTAAGGTTTTGTACACGAAAATCGGTGATGAAATCACTGCAGGAATCATCGTAGAAACAGAAGCCTATTTTGGAATAAAAGATAAAGCGTCTCATGCTTATGGCGGTCGCCGTACCAACCGCACCGAAACCATGTATGGTGCAGGTGGCATTGCCTATGTGTATCTTTGTTATGGTATGCATCATCTTTTTAATGTGGTTACTTCCGTCGAAAATGATCCTCATGCCGTTTTGATCAGGGGTATTGAGCCTTTAGTTGGTGTAGAAATTATTGAAGAACGGAGAAATATGCCTCATACAAAAGGTGCTATTTCTGCTGGACCCGGATCTGCGGCAAAAGCATTAGGGATCGATAAAACCTTTAACGCAAAAAATCTTTCTGGTGATGATATCTGGATCGAAGATCATGGTGTAAAATATAATGAAGAAGATATTGCGGCTACACCGCGTGTAGGTATTGCTTATGCTAAAGAGCATGCTTTGCTGCCCTGGCGATTCTTTGTTAAAGGTAATAAATATGTAAGTAAACCAAATAAGGTTTAATTACCAGAAACATTTTACCGCGCTTCCTGTTGTCTTTATAAAACAAAATAAAGATGAAAAACGAGAAAAATATAGCTATCCTTAAAGAAATGGCCGAAAGTGTAAGAACATGTATGTTTACCACATTTTCTTCATCAGATGAATTTGGAAGCAGACCAATGGGAACTGCGAAAATCGAAGACGATGGTAGTTTGTGGTTTTACACAAATGAATATTCGCTGAAATCAAAAGAAATTTCAAAAGAAAATAATGTATTGCTGGCCTACAGCGATCCATCCAATAATACATACCTTACCGTTAAGGGTAAAGCTGAGCTTGTGGATGATAAAGTTCGCAAAGAAGCGTATTTCTCACCATTTGCGAAAGCATGGTTTCCGGATGGAGTCGAAGACCCAAGATTAATCCTGATTAAAGTTACTCCGGAAGAGGCAGAATACTGGGATGCTTCATCGTCTAAAATTGTTGTATTATTCAGCATTTTAAAAGCAGTTGTTACTGGTGATACGCCAGACTTAGGCAAGCACGATACAATTAAATTTTAAAAGCATTAAATAAATTGAAAAGCAGGATTGGGAACAATGCCTGCTTTTTTTGTAGTTTTGAGCCAATGAATTTCGAAAATAACCTATCATTCGCACAAAAACTTGATGAAGCTGATCAGCTCCGTCATTTCAGGTCTCAGTTCTTATTTCCAAACCACAACGGAAAAGATTTTATTTATCTGTGTGGCAATTCATTAGGGCTTCAACCTAAAGTTGCATCTGAAGTTTTAAAAGGTCAGCTCGATAACTGGGCAAACTATGCTGTGGAGGGATGGTTTGATGGAAACGAACCCTGGATGTTCTACCATAAGGCACTTAAAAAGTTAATAGCCCCGATTGTTGGCGCATTACCAGCTGAAGTTTGCCCGATGAATACTTTGACTGTAAATCTCCATTTGTTAATGGTTAGCTTTTATCAGCCCAAAGGCAAACGCTTCAAAATCATTATGGAAGGCGGAGCATTCCCATCCGATCAGTATGCAATAGAAAGCCAAGTGAGGTTTCATGGTTTTGATCCAAAAGAAGCGATTATAGAGGTTTTTCCAAAAGAAGGCGATGAAATACTCCGCACCGAAGATATCATAGCTAAAATCAAAGAAAATGCAGATGAAATCGCTTTGGTTTTATTTGGCGGGATAAATTACTACACCGGACAATGGTACGACATGGAAACCATTACCAAAGCAGGCCATGAGATCGGGGCAATTGTAGGCTGGGATCTGGCGCATGCCGCAGGTAATGTTCCTGTTAAATTGCATGATTGGGATGTTGATTTTGCCTGCTGGTGCTCATACAAATATCAAAACTCTGGTCCGGGGGGAATAAGCGGAATCTTTGTTCACGAAAAACATTTCAGTAATACCCAATTAAATCGCTTTGCAGGGTGGTGGGGTTACCAGGAAAGTAAACGCTTTAAAATGGAAAAAGGTTTTGTTCCTGAAGCAGGGGCTGATGGCTGGCAGGTGAGCTGTACGCAGGTAATGCCGATGGCCTTGTACCATGCTTCGCTACAGATTTTCGAAAAAGCAGGTTTTATAGCGCCATTAAGAGAGAAAAGTATTACTTTAACTGCTTATCTTGAATTCATTATAAATGAAGTGAATAAGGATTTAGGATTTCAGCAATATAAAATCATTACACCAAATAACCCTAAAGATAGAGGAGCACAGTTATCCATCATTGCCCAGCGTAGCGGTAAGCAAATTTTTGATGGTTTAATGAACAATAATGTACTCGGCGATTGGCGCGAACCCGATGTAATCCGTTTAAGTGCCGTGCCACTTTATAACTCTTATGAAGATATTTACTTAGCCGGACAGGCGTTATTAAAAGTGAGTAAAGATATTTTAACGTAGAAAAGATAAAAAATGATTAACTACAACCCTAAAGACTGGAGTACCTTCATTTTTCATATTGATAAAAGCGACACCTTTAGAAAGCTTTGGCCTTTAATGCTTGGGGTAGCTATATTTTCGGGGCTGGTTGCTTATGCTGAATTGAATTACTTTCAGCTTTCTAAAACGAGTAATGTAACCAATATTGGCATGATGCATAGCTTATTGGGCTTTGTTTTGTCACTTTTGTTGGTTTTCAGAACGAATACGGCTTATGATAGGTGGTGGGAAGGCAGGAAACTGCTTGGATCATTAACCAATGTAAGCCGTAACCTGGCTTTAAAGATTAAGGCACTTAAACTAACTGATGAGGATGTTCGCTTTTTTGAATACGGCATTCCTAAATATGCTTTTGCGCTAAAAGAACATTTAAGAGAAAAAATGTATTTTGGGAAGAACAGCTTATTGATAGAAGTTGAAGAAGGTAAACATGTTCCAAACCAGATAGCAGGTAGTTTAACCAACAGATTCTACGGGTTGTTAGAAAAAGGTTCGATTTCGCAGGAACAGTTTATTGTTCTTTCCAGTGACTTTAATCAGTTTACAGATATCTGTGGTGCTTGCGAAAGAATTAAAAACACGCCAATCCCGTTTTCTTACAGCGCATTTATTAAAAAATTTATTTTTGTTTATGTGATCACTCTACCATTTGGTTGGGTGTTCAGTTTAGGTTATTTTGTGGTGCCAATCGTTCCCTTTATCCTCTATGTATTAGCGAGTTTGGAGCTGATAGCTGAAGAAATAGAGAACCCGTTTGGCTATGATGCGAATGATCTTCCGGTAGATCAGATTTGTACCAATATCGAAAAACATGTAGGAGAGATTTTAGGCTAATGATCAAGATTGCCTGGCATCCTCTTTACGCACACCCTTTACCTGAAGGGCATCGCTTTCCGATGCTGAAATATGAATTGATACCTGAACAGCTTTTACACGAAGGTACGATAGAAGAACAAAATCTATTTAGTTCTGAGCCAGTGAGTGAAGATATCATCTTGTTAACGCATCAACGAACCTATTGGGAGCAACTAAGAGATTTAACACTTTCAGAAAAAGAACAGAGGAGGATCGGATTCCCCTTAAATGCGCAACTCTTAGAACGGGAATTAAGGATTACACAAGGAACAATTGATGCGGCACATTTTGCATTAAAAAATGGAATTGCTTTTAATGTGGCTGGAGGGACGCACCATGCAGGCAGCAATTGGGGAGAAGGATTCTGTCTGTTAAACGATCAGGCAATAACGGCTAACTATTTACTAAATAATGGTTTATCAAAACGCATCTTAATTATTGATTTAGATGTGCATCAGGGAAATGGAACAGCAGAAATTTTTCGAAATGAGCCAAGGGTATTTACTTTTTCGATGCACGGAGATAAAAATTTTCCTTTCAGAAAAGAAGTTTCCAGTCTGGATGTTCCTTTAAATGATGGCGTCCAGGATGAAGAATATCTATCTATTTTAAAATTCAATCTAAAAAAGGCTTTTGAAAGTGCTCAACCAGATTTCGTGTTTTATTTATCAGGAGTGGATGTACTTTCGACAGATAAGCTTGGTAAACTGTCACTCAGCAAAGTCGCATGCAAGGAACGCGACAGATTGGTATTACAAGCATGCAAGGATAAAAACTTACCGGTTCAGGTAAGTATGGGAGGTGGTTATTCTACGGAAATCAAAGATATTGTAGATGCACACTGCAATACCTATCGGCTGGCTTTTGATTTATTTACCTAGGTCATGACGCAAAAACCATAATATCCTTATCTTCGCGGCAATATGTTGGAGATCATTTATCAGGACGAAAATCTAATTGCAATTAATAAACCCCACGGATTGTTGGTGCATCAATCATCAATTGCCAGAGATGCGACCGAATTCGCACTTCAGTTACTCAGAGACCAGGTGGGCAAACACGTTAGCCCGGTTCATCGTTTAGATAGAAAGACGAGTGGAATCCTATTATTTGCTTTTGATAAGGTATCGGAAATCGCTATGCATCAGCAGTTTATGAATACAGAGACTGATAAAAAATATCTTGCTATCCTGCGTGGTTTCACACCTGACACCATGGATATCGACTATCCATTAGCTAAAGAAAACGGAACCATGCAAGATGCTTTCACCTCGTTCATTACCCTTCAAAGATCAGAAGTTGAAGTAGCTTTTGGCAAACATCCAACATCCCGTTACTCATTGGTAGAAGCTACTCCTAAAACCGGAAGAATGCATCAACTTAGGCGTCATTTTAGTCATATCTTACATCCAATTATTGGCGACAGGACGCACGGATGCAACAAACAGAATAAATTTTTTA
This genomic interval carries:
- a CDS encoding bestrophin family protein, which gives rise to MINYNPKDWSTFIFHIDKSDTFRKLWPLMLGVAIFSGLVAYAELNYFQLSKTSNVTNIGMMHSLLGFVLSLLLVFRTNTAYDRWWEGRKLLGSLTNVSRNLALKIKALKLTDEDVRFFEYGIPKYAFALKEHLREKMYFGKNSLLIEVEEGKHVPNQIAGSLTNRFYGLLEKGSISQEQFIVLSSDFNQFTDICGACERIKNTPIPFSYSAFIKKFIFVYVITLPFGWVFSLGYFVVPIVPFILYVLASLELIAEEIENPFGYDANDLPVDQICTNIEKHVGEILG
- a CDS encoding pyridoxamine 5'-phosphate oxidase family protein, whose protein sequence is MKNEKNIAILKEMAESVRTCMFTTFSSSDEFGSRPMGTAKIEDDGSLWFYTNEYSLKSKEISKENNVLLAYSDPSNNTYLTVKGKAELVDDKVRKEAYFSPFAKAWFPDGVEDPRLILIKVTPEEAEYWDASSSKIVVLFSILKAVVTGDTPDLGKHDTIKF
- a CDS encoding histone deacetylase encodes the protein MIKIAWHPLYAHPLPEGHRFPMLKYELIPEQLLHEGTIEEQNLFSSEPVSEDIILLTHQRTYWEQLRDLTLSEKEQRRIGFPLNAQLLERELRITQGTIDAAHFALKNGIAFNVAGGTHHAGSNWGEGFCLLNDQAITANYLLNNGLSKRILIIDLDVHQGNGTAEIFRNEPRVFTFSMHGDKNFPFRKEVSSLDVPLNDGVQDEEYLSILKFNLKKAFESAQPDFVFYLSGVDVLSTDKLGKLSLSKVACKERDRLVLQACKDKNLPVQVSMGGGYSTEIKDIVDAHCNTYRLAFDLFT
- the kynU gene encoding kynureninase; translated protein: MNFENNLSFAQKLDEADQLRHFRSQFLFPNHNGKDFIYLCGNSLGLQPKVASEVLKGQLDNWANYAVEGWFDGNEPWMFYHKALKKLIAPIVGALPAEVCPMNTLTVNLHLLMVSFYQPKGKRFKIIMEGGAFPSDQYAIESQVRFHGFDPKEAIIEVFPKEGDEILRTEDIIAKIKENADEIALVLFGGINYYTGQWYDMETITKAGHEIGAIVGWDLAHAAGNVPVKLHDWDVDFACWCSYKYQNSGPGGISGIFVHEKHFSNTQLNRFAGWWGYQESKRFKMEKGFVPEAGADGWQVSCTQVMPMALYHASLQIFEKAGFIAPLREKSITLTAYLEFIINEVNKDLGFQQYKIITPNNPKDRGAQLSIIAQRSGKQIFDGLMNNNVLGDWREPDVIRLSAVPLYNSYEDIYLAGQALLKVSKDILT
- a CDS encoding pseudouridine synthase encodes the protein MLEIIYQDENLIAINKPHGLLVHQSSIARDATEFALQLLRDQVGKHVSPVHRLDRKTSGILLFAFDKVSEIAMHQQFMNTETDKKYLAILRGFTPDTMDIDYPLAKENGTMQDAFTSFITLQRSEVEVAFGKHPTSRYSLVEATPKTGRMHQLRRHFSHILHPIIGDRTHGCNKQNKFFKDQWEMTTMLLHASELKFTHPITKERIHLKACLHDEFKRVMDFMKMEL
- a CDS encoding GAF domain-containing protein, which codes for MAEDLTITRNISKEEQYQSIIPQIEALLYGETDFIANLANVAAALKEQFGWFWVGFYLVKQDELVLGPFQGPVACTRIKRGKGVCGASWEQAATIIVPDVDAFPGHIACASASKSEIVLPLIVNGKVIGVLDVDSEVLNKFDETDQIYLEQVIHVLLNR
- a CDS encoding DNA-3-methyladenine glycosylase, which encodes MKLKPEYYLNEDVVGLAKDLLGKVLYTKIGDEITAGIIVETEAYFGIKDKASHAYGGRRTNRTETMYGAGGIAYVYLCYGMHHLFNVVTSVENDPHAVLIRGIEPLVGVEIIEERRNMPHTKGAISAGPGSAAKALGIDKTFNAKNLSGDDIWIEDHGVKYNEEDIAATPRVGIAYAKEHALLPWRFFVKGNKYVSKPNKV